The nucleotide window ATGCCTTACCAGGAAAGTCTGCAACCGCGCAAAGCGTTTGCGTGTCTGGTGTTCGAAGACTGTATTCACGACAGGGCCGAGAAGCCATGTTGTCCAACGCGGTCCCACTTCGAATGTATAGGTGTAAATCAGTACGGAGTTTCGGGCATCCTGGTCTTTGTGGCGCATAGATGCTGCCCATCGGGAAAAAGGAAACGACGTTCCGACCATCGAGGCGGCAGCCAGATACGGCCGGTCAAAACTCACGAATCGGGTTTGCATGGACAAAGCACGCATCCAGCCTCCGCCTGAGTTCTCGGTTACTGCCCCTACATAGGGACATGGCGCACCACCCAGCACCTGGGTTGCACTCACCAATGAGTCCCACCGATGCCGCCAATGATGAAAGTGAAATGCATCAAACACAATGTCCGCACTGGCTGGCATGGTGAATTCCATTTTGCGATGCACCATTTTCTCAACCCTCTTCCACCATATCCGTCACCATGCCCCACTTGTCAAACTCGGGTGTGAAATCGCGCAGCACATGCAAACCTAGGCAGGGTCGTGCCCCCGGCTGCATGGACTCACCCGCGGCGAGTCGACGAGCCAACAGGATCGCAGCCATACAAGGGATCTCAGGGCCATGGTCGTTATCGGCGGCGATGTGCCAGGCGCGTTTGTCCGGCACGCCAGCGCCATCCAAACCGGCTACGCGCACCACCATGCCCCCCAACTTTGAACCCAGAGGATCAAAAACCTTCGCACCGGCATTGAGTAGTCTCGCGAAGGACGAAGGATTTTTCAGCAGCCCGTGCTGGCGCAGCCAAGCCAGGAATGCAAAGGCGCGTTGTGCCAGCCCTACCTCTACCGCGGCACGGAACACCATGCGGTCTTGCACCCGGTAGTGCGCAGGGAATAGCTCAAGATCGGGGATGTCGCACACGGCGCCCTGCCTGGGCTTCAGTCGTTGAAACTCCACGCGCTGCGGACTGCCCCAGCCAATCTGGGACTGCCATTGGCCACCGTTCCACAATTGAATGGGGGCGCCGCAGTAGCTCAGCACCGCCTCCAGCGTGGCCACACCGCGTGGTGCGGTTTGTGCCGGGGCAATGCAGATATCAATACTGTCGATGCGCTGCCAGCCGCGGCACAAAAAATCCACCACGGCAGACGACAGCGCAGGCACGGTGCTGGCACCGCTGATGGCCACCCGCTTGGCCTCCGCGAACGGAGCCTGCATGGTCTTTGCAAAATCGCACACAAAACGCCGACCGTCAGCCAGATCAATGTAGTGCGCACCGGCCTTGGCACACGCAATAGCCACTGCATAGTCTTGGCCCTGAAACGGGCCAGCGGTGTGGATCAGCAGTTCGACCTGGTGTTCGCGCAGCATCTCCGAAAAATCAGGGCTCTGGCAATCCACCACCGCAGCGCTGGCACCTGTGCCGTGCACATGGTTGAGTTCTGCAGCTAAGGCAGAAGCACGGCTTCCATCACGCCCAGCGACCAACACGGTTATGGAATGATCTGCTGCCAGGGCACGACAGATGCGCGCGCCAAAGTTTCCATACCCTCCCAACACCATCACTCTCATGCAGGCATTCCCATAAATCCCAAATCAATAGGATAGTCTGTCCGACCAGCCCCTGCGCCAAACTGCCGCAGGTTCGGCAGTATGCCGCCCAGCTCCTGCGGCCCCACACCAAACCAGCGCGCCAGCGTGGCAGCGTACTGGTCTACCGAGGTGCTGGGCAGCAGGCGGCCCTGGCCGACGTGCCATTGGTCTTGCGGCGCGGCGGTGTTGCCTATGCTGACGGGCGGCGGTGCACCGTAGAAGGCACGACCCTTGACCGCGCCACCCACGACCAAGTGGTGGCCGCCCCAGCCGTGGTCGGAACCATCGCCGTTGGACGTGAGCGTGCGGCCGAAGTCGGAGGCGGTGAACGCGGTCACGTTCTGCGCCACGCCCAACTCCACGGTGGCGCGGTAAAACGCCGCCATGGCTTCGCTCACGCGGCCCATCAGCACGGGCTGCTGCGCAATCAGGTTGTCGTGCAGGTCAAAGCCGCCCAGCGACACCATGAACACCTGGCGCTTGGCGCCCAACACATCGCGGCCCTGGATCAGGCGCGCCACCATCTTCAACTGATCAGCCAGCGGGTTGCCGGTGGGGAACGCTGTCATCAGCGGCGCAGTACCTCCGCTCTGGCTGCCAGCCAGCGCAGCGGCCACGTGTACCTCGGCCTCGCGCGAGCGCTGCATCACACGCACGTATTCGTTCTCCAGCGGATGCGTGCTGGGCTCGGAGATCATCTCGGAAAGCAGGTTCTTCACGGCCTTGGAGCCGTAGACCGCGTTATCGCTGGCGGCACGCACACGCACCGCACCGCCGGTGCTGACCTGGTACTGCAGCGCCGAGTCGCCCGACAAAAACACCGCATTGCCGGTGACCGACATGCAGGTGAACAAGGACTTGGCATTGCTGCGCAAAGCCAGGTCGCCCAGGTGCCCACCCCAACCCACCGTAGAGCCCTCAGGCGAGGACGATTGCCAGATGGACTGCTGGTCGTTGTGCGAGAACAGCTTGGGCGGCAGCGGGTAGGTCTTACGGTCCGGGCTGTTGAACTGCGTGCGTGTAAGCGGCACCACCAGTGGCCCCACATTGAGTTGCACCGCGGCCTGACCGGCGTTGAACAGATCGGCCAGCCCCGTCATGGCCGGGTGCAGCGCGTACTGGCGCCCGTCTGCTAGCGGCGTGCCGGGCTGTAAGAGCGTGCGCTGCAAGTCGGCGTGCGCCAGGGCGATGCCGCCCCCAGCCTCGCCCGCCCCACCGCGTACGGTGGCGTATTGGGCATAGCTGGCGGGGTCAAACGTGACCACGGTGTTGGCATAGTCGTTGCCGCCGTAGAGGAAGACACAGACCAGGGCTTTGTAATCGGTGGCAGTGGCTGCAGCGGCCTCGCCCAGGGCGGCCAGGTTGAGCGCGGTGGGCAAGGCGGTGCCAGCCAGCGTGAGTTGTCCCGCACGTTGCAGGAAAGCACGGCGGGTGTGGAGATGCGGTTGGAGCAAATGCATGGCGGGCTCCTATTTCTGAACCAGGTACTGGGGTGCGGCCATGGTCAACAGCACGGCGGCGGCCACACGGTCCAGACGTTTGTCGGGTGGGCTCGTGGCATTCAGCGGTGTGGCGTTCAGGGCTGTGACCATGCGGGCCTGCAGGGCCGCTGGCAACTGGCCCGCACACAACAAAAGATTCAACCGTGCCACCAGCGCTTTGGCATCCGGTGCCAGGGCTAGCTCCGTGGAGTAGCTGGCTTTGATGTCAAAGCCACTCTTCTGGCTCTTGGAGTTGCTGACGTTGTTGGGCAGATCAGGGTCATTCACATAAATGCCATTGCGCACCACGCCCTGCAGGTAGTTGATGTACCCCGCCACGCTGCTCTCGGTGACGATCTGGAACTCCGGTGCCGACGCACCGGCAGCGGCCATTTGGGTCGCGGGTGGCACGTAGCCGGGGCGAAAAAAATTGAACACCGAAGGAGAGCGCAGCGGGCTTTGCCCCAGTTGCGTGGCCGGATTGCTGAGGTCCCCCATCTTCCAACTGCCTTGCGCGGACGTGATGCCAAAGGTCCTGCCCCACTGCACCAGGCGCAGCATGGGCTCACGCAAGTGCCCAAAACGCGGATCACGCAGACCCGCCGGGCTGCGCGCCTCATCGTCAAGCAGGATGGCGGCGAACATGGCGCGCAAGTCACCGCGCACACCCGCCCCGTTGTCGGCAAAGACAGCGCTCACACGCGCCACATAGGCCGGGCTGGGGTTGCTGGTGACCAGGCGCTGGATCATCTGCCGCCCGAGGAACGGACCGACGTTGGGGTGGTGGAACAAGGCGTCCAGGGCGATCTTGAGGGCGTCTCCACCCGATGTTTTCGCCGGGATGACGGTGCCCAGAAAGCGCGCCTCCAGCTCAGAATGGCGGTTGGCCGTGAAGGCCATGCGCTGTTTGGCAAAGTTGGTATTGCCCACCTTGCGTTTGCCTTCGGGGTCTATCACCACGGTGACGTTTTGCCGCTGGTCAAAGTCGTAACCCGTGAACACGCGGGCCAGCTGCGTCACATCGCTCTGCGCGTAGGTCTCCAGTCGCTGACCATTCGCACCGGTCTTCTCGCTGCCGTCCGGGTTCAGTTGCACCAGGCCGATGGTGAAGAGCTGCATCACCTCGCGCGCGTAGTTTTCATCGGGCACACGGCCGGTGGCAGCGTTCTCCTTTTGGTTGCCCTTGGTGTTGAGGTAGTGGCCCATGGCCGGGTTCAGCGTCACCTCTTCCAGCAGATCGCGGAAGTTGCCCAGCGCGTGGCGCGCCAGCGTGTCCCAGTAGTGCGCCAGGGCGTGGCTGCGCCAAGCAAAGTCCAGCCCCGTGAGCGACACCACAAAAAACTCGGACAAGGCCAGGGCCAGCCGCTTGCGTACCGCGTCGGGTGCGGTCATAAGCTGGTTCCAAAGCATGTAGTCGCCGGGGTAGAAGTGGTCGAAGTAACGCGTGGTGTTGTCAATAACGCCGTAGCCGCGTTCGTTGAGCCAATCCCAGCCGGTCTGCCCTAGCGGCGCATCAAACTGCTGCGCCAGCCAGTCAGCATAGGTGTGCTGCTGCACGGCAGCGATCTCGGCGTCCGACGCCGAAAACTGGGCCTGCAACAAAAAGCGCGCGGCTTCCTCGGGCGTGTTCGCGCGGCTGTATTGCTGACCCGGACGCTGCAACAGCCGGCCACCCGGTGTGGAACAGGCCGCCAGCAGACCTGCCAGACCCGTTAGCGCGGCACGCTGGACCCAGCGTTCAGTGGCCAGGTCCGCAACGGCTTCGGTGGCAAGGGTGTCGGTTTCTTCGTACGGCATACAAGTCCCGCTGGCAGTCAACGGCTGCCCCTGCGCCCATGGTAACCATCGCTCCAAACGAGCGACGGCATTTACTGCAGCTTTACGCTAGGCTAGGAGCTGTTCACAGGCCCCAAACCCATGTTGCTACCTTTGCTTACGACTTTCTCCTGGCAGGAGCTGCGCCAGCACCCCTGGCGCAACGCAGCGGCCGTGGTGTCGGTGATGCTGGGGGTGGCGCTGGCGTTTGCAGTGCACTTGATCAATGCTTCGGCGCTGGACGAGTTCTCGCAGGCCGTGCGTTCAGTAGGCGGCCAGCCCGACCTGGAACTGCGCACCGCCACGGGCAGCGCCAGCAGTGTGGACGTCGCACTGTGGAGCCGGCTGCTGCACCACCCCGACGTGGCGGTGGCCGCACCGGTGCTGGAGCTCAGCACCTACGCCGTGCGCGCGGGCCAGAAAACCCTGCTGCGCGTGGTGGGCGTGGACGCGCTGCAGGTGGCCGCGGTGGCGCCAGACCTGCTGCCCCTGCCCACTGCCCATGCAGACCGCCTGGCTTTCTTCGCACCCGACGCGGTTTTTCTCAACCCGCTGGCGCGCCAGGCGCTGCCCGGTGCCACGGTGCAGTTGCAGCAGGGCCTGCGACTGCACACCCTGCAGGTCGCTGGCAGCGTGCAGGCCGGTGGTGCGCCGCTGGCGGTGATGGACATTGCCGCCGTGCAAAGCCTGTTTGGCCGCAACGACCTGAGCCGCGTGGATGTCCGGCTGCGCGCGGGTGTGGACCGTGCCCGCTTTGTGCGCGACGTCACGGGCGCCACCGACTGGCCGGCCGGTGCCACGCTGCGCGCGCCCGGCGATGCGGTGGAACGCATCAGCAACCTGTCGCGCGCCTACCGCGTGAACCTGACCGTGCTGGCGCTGGTGGCGCTGTTCACCGGGGGCTTTCTGGTGTTCTCCGTATTGGCGCTGAGCGTGGCGCGGCGCGCGCAGCAGTTTGCGCTCTTGGGTGTGCTGGGCCTGACCGGCCGGCAGCGGCTGCAACTGGTGCTGCTGGAGGCGGGGGCGCTGGGCAGTATTGGCAGCCTGCTGGGCCTGGCGCTAGGCAGTGCGCTGGCCGCACTCGCGTTGCGCCTGTTGGGCGGTGACTTGGGTGGTGGATTCTTTGCGGGCAGCGCACCGGCCTTGCAATGGAGTGGTTTGGCAGCGCTGGTGTTTGGCCTGCTGGGCGTGGCTGCGGCCCTAGTGGGGGCCTGGGCTCCCGCTCGGCTGGCGCAGCAGTTGCCACCGGCGCAAACCCTCAAGGGCCTGGGCACACCAGATGCGAACCACCACCGCGCCTGGCTGGGCGCGGCGCTGCTGGTGGCGGGCGGCCTGCTGGCGCTGCTGCCCCCGGTTTGGGACATCCCGCTGGCGGCGTACCTGAGCGTGGCGTGCCTGTTGCTGGGCGGCATCACCGCATTGCCCGCTGCCGTGGGCTGGGTACTGGACGGCGTGGCACCCTTCGTGGCGCGCCACGCCCTGCCACTTTTAGCGGTGGAGCGCGCGCGCCGCGTGCGCGAAAGTGCCGCGGTGGCGGTGAGCGGCGTGGTGGCGTCGCTCAGCCTGGCGGTGGCACTGACCGTGATGGTGGCGAGCTTCCGCACCTCCGTGACAACCTGGTTGGACGCGGTGCTGCCTGCGGCCCTGTATGTGCGCACCGCCACCAGTGGCAGCGCAGCGGACACGGCCTACTTGGACCCGGCGTTTGTGCAAGGCGCCGCAAAGGTGCCGGACGTGGAGCGCCTGAGCACCCAGCGCACGTTATCGCTCACGCTGGACCCGGCCCAACCGGCCATTGCGCTGCTGGTGCGCCCGCTGCGCGATGCCCAGACGGGCGCACTGAACCTGCCGTTGGTGGGCAACCCAGTGCCGGTGCCCGCAGGGCGTGTAGGCGTGTACGTGAGCGAAGCCATGCTGGACCTCTACGCTGCGCGGGTGGGACACGACCTGCCTGCACTTTCAGCATCTTTTAGGCCTCCAGCTCCCGTGGATATTGCGCAACCAGCTACTTTTTTTGTAGCGGGTGTGTGGCGCGACTATGCCCGCCAGTTTGGCACTGTGGCCATGGATCCGGCCGACTTTGCACGCTACAGCCGCGACACACGGGTCAACGACATCGCCTTTTGGCTGCACCCGCAGGCGGATGTGCCGCAGGTGCAAGAACAGTTGCGCGCGCTGGCCAACCAACTGGCCAACACCCCGGACGGTGCGGCGGGCAACTTGCTGGAGTTTGGTTCGGCGGCCGAGATCCGCGCCACCAGCCTGAAGATTTTTGACCGCAGCTTTGCCGTGACCTACTGGCTGCAGGCGGTGGCGATTGGCATTGGGCTGTTTGGTGTGGCGGCCAGCTTCAGCGCGCAAGTGCTGGCGCGGCGCAAGGAGTTTGGGCTGCTGGTGCACCTGGGGCTCACACGGCGGCAGATTCTGCGCGTGGTGGCTTTGGAGGGCATGGCCTGGACCTCGCTCGGTGCCCTGGCCGGTGTAGCACTTGGCTTGGCGGTGGCCGTGGTGCTGGTGCATGTGGTGAACCCGCAGAGCTTTCACTGGACCATGGAGCTGGCCCTGCCCTGGGGTCGGCTGGCGGCGCTGGCCGCTGCCGTGGTGGTGGCAGGAACAACAACGGCCTGGCTGTCAGGCCAGGCCGCTGCGGGGCGCGATGCGGTGATGGCGGTGAAAGAGGACTGGTGAGAGCCTGTTTACGATCTAGACGGGGTCACGCAAGTACCTTTTCGGGAGGGGCTGCTAGGCGCAAAACGCAGTCGGGCTGGTGCCCGGCAAGGCTTTGCAACACCGCAGACCGCCCGAAAAGACACTTGCCCTGCGGGTTGGGACGAAATCGGGCGATTTGCCCACCAAACCCCTTGCATGGGCATGAGCCCATGCGGCGTGGTCTTGGCAGGCAACTCATCCCGATTGCGTCCCAACGTGACCCCGTATAGATCGTAAACAAGCTCTACGCCCCACCACCCATCTGCACTTACTTCTTGGCGCGGATCTTGGTGAGCTCGCCTTGGGTTTCGTTCCACAGGTCCATACCAATGTCGGCACCAATCTGGGCGTACACGCGGGTCAGCTTGTCACGCATGCGGGCGGACTCGGCAGGCGACAGTTCGTTGACTTGCATGCCTTTGGCCTTCAGGTCGGCCACGGCGCTGGCGGCTTCGGCGCGGGTGTCCTTGCGCTCAAAGTCACGACTCAGTTTGGCGGCGTCGCTGAGGATTTTTTGCTCATCCTTGGACAACTGGTCCCACCACTTCTTGCTGGCCATCACGATCCAGGGGCTGTACACGTGGTTGGTCACCGTCATGTACTTCTGTACTTCGTAGAACTTGCTCGACAGAATCGTGTTGAAGGGGTTTTCCTGGCCATCCACGGTGTTGGTTTCGAGTGCGCTGAACAACTCGGAGAAGGCCATGGGCACGGCGTTGGCACCCAGGGTCTTGAAGCTGTTCAGGAACACGTTGTTCTGCATCACGCGCAGCTTGATACCTTCCAGGTCTTCCACCTTGTTGATAGCGCGTTTGCTGTTGGTCAGGTTGCGGAAACCGTTTTCCCAATAGGCCAGGCCGACCAGTCCCTTGTCCTGCAGCTTGTTGCGGATCTTGTCGCCAATGGGGCCGTCCAGGAGTGCATCCGCTTCCTTGGCATTGCTGATTAAAAAGGGCGTATCCCACAGCGCCATTTCCTTGGTGATACCCACCAGCGTGGCTGTGGAGCCGACCATCATTTCCTGCGCGCCGCCGATCAGCGAGTTCTGCATCTGCACGTCCGGGCCCAGTGCGGAGGCACCAATGGCGCGCACCTTCATCTTGCCGCCGGAGGCTTTTTCAACCGCCTCGGCAAACACCTTGGAGGCGCGGCCCTGGTTGCTTTGTTCGTTGAGTCCGTAGCCAAAGCGGATCAGACGCGGTTTGATGTCTTGCGCCAACGCGGGCAGCGCAGCGCTGAAGACGGCGGCACCGGCCACGGCCAGCACGGCGCGGCGGATCAGGGTGGTGGAAGCTTTCATGGAATGTCTCCTGGGTAGGTGTTGTTGTGAAAGAAAACGGGAACAGAACGAGAAGAGAGCAGGAACAGCGGAACGGAACTCAGCGCATCCACGCCACGGGCGCGATCACGATTTGCGGGAACAGGACGAACAGGAAAAGAATCAGCGTGTAGGTAATGAGAAAGGGGTTCACGCCCTTGATCACCTGGTGCAGCGGCAAACGCCCCACCCCCGCCACCACGTTGAGCACGGTGCCCACGGGCGGCGTGATGAGACCGATGGCGCCGTTGAGCACAAACATCAGGCCGAAATACACCGGGTCGATGCCGGCCTTCACGGCAATGGGCAGCATCACCGGCGCAAAGATCAGAATGGTGGGCGTGAGGTCCAGCGCGGTGCCCACGAGGATCAACACCAGCATCATCACCATCATCAGGAGGCGCGGGCTCTCTACCAGCGGGCCGAGCCAACCGGTCAGCACATTCGGCAAATCGGCCAGCGTGATCATGTAGCTGGCCACTTGCGCACCGGCACACAGGAACATCACGATGGCCGTCGTCTTGGCCGCCCGCACCAGCACGCCGTAGACCGCCGTGATTTTCATCTCACGGTGGATGAACAAGGCCACCACCAGCGCGTAGAACGCGGCCACCACCGCCGCCTCGGTGGGGGTGAAGACACCGCTCTTCATGCCTCCAATGATGATCAGCGGCATCAGCATCGCCCAGAACGCCTTGCGTGTGGCTTGCAGGCGTTCGCGCATGGGCAGCGGCTGGCCTTCGGGCAAATCGATTTTGCGCAGCACCAGTTTCCAGGCCACGATGAGGCCCACACCCATGATGAGTCCCGGCACGATGCCCGAAATAAACAGCGCCGAGATGGAGGTATTGGTGGTCACACCATAGATCACAAACGGCATGCTGGGTGGAATGATGGGCGCGATGATGCCGCCCGAAGCAATCAGCCCCGCCGAGGTGTGCATGGGGTAGCCCTGCTGGCGCATCATGGGCATCAGGATGGTGGCCAGCGCGGCCGTGTCGGCCAAGGCGGAGCCGCTCATGCTGGCCATGAGCACCGCTGCACCAATAGCCACAAAACCCAGGCCACCGCGGATATGCCCGACCCAGGCCTGCGCCATGGCGATGATGCGCCGGCTGATGCCTCCGCTGTTCATCAGCTCACCGGCCAGGATGAAGAAAGGCACCGCCAGCAGCGGAAAACTGTCTACCCCAGCCACCAGGTTCTGGGCCAGCAACTGCGTGTCCCAGAAGTCCAGTACCCAGGCCATGGCAGCGCCCGTCAGTACCAGGGACAGGGCCATGTTCATGCCGATGCCCATGAGCGCCAGCATGCCGACGCAAAACACAATAAAAGCGAGTCCTTCGTTGCTCATCACATCAGTCCATCTCTGCGCCATGACCGAGGTCAAGCGCCGTGCGTTGCACCAGTTCCCACAAGGCCATGACGCCAATCGCCATTGCACACAACAGGGCCGGTAGCGGTAGCAGCAGGCTGGGATAACCCATCACCACCGAGTAGCTGCCCCAGCCCACCACGACCTGCTGCCAGGCGCCCACGCCCAGCAATACACAGGCCAGCAGGACCAGCAGACGGATCACCGCCGTCATCACGGCCAGCGCCAGCGGTCTCTTTTGCAGCATGGCCACCAGGCTGGTGAAGGCCATGTGTTCACCCGCCGGATAGGCCGCCGTGGCGCCAATAAACACCATCCAGACAAAGAGCAAGCGCGACAACTCTTCGCTGGCGGCCACCCCACTGCCAAAGCCGTAACGCAACACCACGTTCACAAACACGGACACGGCCATCACGCCCAGACACAGCGCCAAAAGGGCTTGGGTCACATGGACAAACTTGCTGGGCGCTGCGGCCTCGTCATGGATCGGTTCAGTCATGCAGGCTCCTGTGCAGTGGCCAGCCATTCGGTCACCGCAATCTGTAGTTGGGTCAGGGCAAGGGTGGCATCCAGGCGCAATACGCCAGCCTCGCCCACGGGGGATTCGAGCGTGGCGAACTGGTTGTCCACCAGCTTGGTCGAAAAGAAATGGGCTGCACGCGCACTCACGCGGGCCTGCGCCTCGGCCTGGCCAATGTCCAGAAACACGAAACGCAAACCGGGCGCAGCCTGGCGCAGTCGGTCGCGGTACGCGCGCTTGAGGGCCGAGCAGGTCACCACCACACCGCTGGGTCGGGCCTGCAGTTGCGCCCCTAGCGTGGCCAGC belongs to Rhodoferax saidenbachensis and includes:
- a CDS encoding DUF1800 domain-containing protein, translated to MPYEETDTLATEAVADLATERWVQRAALTGLAGLLAACSTPGGRLLQRPGQQYSRANTPEEAARFLLQAQFSASDAEIAAVQQHTYADWLAQQFDAPLGQTGWDWLNERGYGVIDNTTRYFDHFYPGDYMLWNQLMTAPDAVRKRLALALSEFFVVSLTGLDFAWRSHALAHYWDTLARHALGNFRDLLEEVTLNPAMGHYLNTKGNQKENAATGRVPDENYAREVMQLFTIGLVQLNPDGSEKTGANGQRLETYAQSDVTQLARVFTGYDFDQRQNVTVVIDPEGKRKVGNTNFAKQRMAFTANRHSELEARFLGTVIPAKTSGGDALKIALDALFHHPNVGPFLGRQMIQRLVTSNPSPAYVARVSAVFADNGAGVRGDLRAMFAAILLDDEARSPAGLRDPRFGHLREPMLRLVQWGRTFGITSAQGSWKMGDLSNPATQLGQSPLRSPSVFNFFRPGYVPPATQMAAAGASAPEFQIVTESSVAGYINYLQGVVRNGIYVNDPDLPNNVSNSKSQKSGFDIKASYSTELALAPDAKALVARLNLLLCAGQLPAALQARMVTALNATPLNATSPPDKRLDRVAAAVLLTMAAPQYLVQK
- a CDS encoding gluconokinase, with the protein product MHSIVIMGVSGCGKSSLGEAVAQATGLPLVEGDDYHSPANRDKMARGIALTDADRADWLATLGAQLQARPSGVVVTCSALKRAYRDRLRQAAPGLRFVFLDIGQAEAQARVSARAAHFFSTKLVDNQFATLESPVGEAGVLRLDATLALTQLQIAVTEWLATAQEPA
- a CDS encoding DUF1501 domain-containing protein, yielding MHLLQPHLHTRRAFLQRAGQLTLAGTALPTALNLAALGEAAAATATDYKALVCVFLYGGNDYANTVVTFDPASYAQYATVRGGAGEAGGGIALAHADLQRTLLQPGTPLADGRQYALHPAMTGLADLFNAGQAAVQLNVGPLVVPLTRTQFNSPDRKTYPLPPKLFSHNDQQSIWQSSSPEGSTVGWGGHLGDLALRSNAKSLFTCMSVTGNAVFLSGDSALQYQVSTGGAVRVRAASDNAVYGSKAVKNLLSEMISEPSTHPLENEYVRVMQRSREAEVHVAAALAGSQSGGTAPLMTAFPTGNPLADQLKMVARLIQGRDVLGAKRQVFMVSLGGFDLHDNLIAQQPVLMGRVSEAMAAFYRATVELGVAQNVTAFTASDFGRTLTSNGDGSDHGWGGHHLVVGGAVKGRAFYGAPPPVSIGNTAAPQDQWHVGQGRLLPSTSVDQYAATLARWFGVGPQELGGILPNLRQFGAGAGRTDYPIDLGFMGMPA
- a CDS encoding SRPBCC family protein, producing MEFTMPASADIVFDAFHFHHWRHRWDSLVSATQVLGGAPCPYVGAVTENSGGGWMRALSMQTRFVSFDRPYLAAASMVGTSFPFSRWAASMRHKDQDARNSVLIYTYTFEVGPRWTTWLLGPVVNTVFEHQTRKRFARLQTFLVRHSQEIADWQKENKAHDAL
- a CDS encoding FtsX-like permease family protein translates to MLLPLLTTFSWQELRQHPWRNAAAVVSVMLGVALAFAVHLINASALDEFSQAVRSVGGQPDLELRTATGSASSVDVALWSRLLHHPDVAVAAPVLELSTYAVRAGQKTLLRVVGVDALQVAAVAPDLLPLPTAHADRLAFFAPDAVFLNPLARQALPGATVQLQQGLRLHTLQVAGSVQAGGAPLAVMDIAAVQSLFGRNDLSRVDVRLRAGVDRARFVRDVTGATDWPAGATLRAPGDAVERISNLSRAYRVNLTVLALVALFTGGFLVFSVLALSVARRAQQFALLGVLGLTGRQRLQLVLLEAGALGSIGSLLGLALGSALAALALRLLGGDLGGGFFAGSAPALQWSGLAALVFGLLGVAAALVGAWAPARLAQQLPPAQTLKGLGTPDANHHRAWLGAALLVAGGLLALLPPVWDIPLAAYLSVACLLLGGITALPAAVGWVLDGVAPFVARHALPLLAVERARRVRESAAVAVSGVVASLSLAVALTVMVASFRTSVTTWLDAVLPAALYVRTATSGSAADTAYLDPAFVQGAAKVPDVERLSTQRTLSLTLDPAQPAIALLVRPLRDAQTGALNLPLVGNPVPVPAGRVGVYVSEAMLDLYAARVGHDLPALSASFRPPAPVDIAQPATFFVAGVWRDYARQFGTVAMDPADFARYSRDTRVNDIAFWLHPQADVPQVQEQLRALANQLANTPDGAAGNLLEFGSAAEIRATSLKIFDRSFAVTYWLQAVAIGIGLFGVAASFSAQVLARRKEFGLLVHLGLTRRQILRVVALEGMAWTSLGALAGVALGLAVAVVLVHVVNPQSFHWTMELALPWGRLAALAAAVVVAGTTTAWLSGQAAAGRDAVMAVKEDW
- a CDS encoding saccharopine dehydrogenase family protein, with product MRVMVLGGYGNFGARICRALAADHSITVLVAGRDGSRASALAAELNHVHGTGASAAVVDCQSPDFSEMLREHQVELLIHTAGPFQGQDYAVAIACAKAGAHYIDLADGRRFVCDFAKTMQAPFAEAKRVAISGASTVPALSSAVVDFLCRGWQRIDSIDICIAPAQTAPRGVATLEAVLSYCGAPIQLWNGGQWQSQIGWGSPQRVEFQRLKPRQGAVCDIPDLELFPAHYRVQDRMVFRAAVEVGLAQRAFAFLAWLRQHGLLKNPSSFARLLNAGAKVFDPLGSKLGGMVVRVAGLDGAGVPDKRAWHIAADNDHGPEIPCMAAILLARRLAAGESMQPGARPCLGLHVLRDFTPEFDKWGMVTDMVEEG
- a CDS encoding TRAP transporter substrate-binding protein translates to MKASTTLIRRAVLAVAGAAVFSAALPALAQDIKPRLIRFGYGLNEQSNQGRASKVFAEAVEKASGGKMKVRAIGASALGPDVQMQNSLIGGAQEMMVGSTATLVGITKEMALWDTPFLISNAKEADALLDGPIGDKIRNKLQDKGLVGLAYWENGFRNLTNSKRAINKVEDLEGIKLRVMQNNVFLNSFKTLGANAVPMAFSELFSALETNTVDGQENPFNTILSSKFYEVQKYMTVTNHVYSPWIVMASKKWWDQLSKDEQKILSDAAKLSRDFERKDTRAEAASAVADLKAKGMQVNELSPAESARMRDKLTRVYAQIGADIGMDLWNETQGELTKIRAKK
- a CDS encoding TRAP transporter large permease, which codes for MSNEGLAFIVFCVGMLALMGIGMNMALSLVLTGAAMAWVLDFWDTQLLAQNLVAGVDSFPLLAVPFFILAGELMNSGGISRRIIAMAQAWVGHIRGGLGFVAIGAAVLMASMSGSALADTAALATILMPMMRQQGYPMHTSAGLIASGGIIAPIIPPSMPFVIYGVTTNTSISALFISGIVPGLIMGVGLIVAWKLVLRKIDLPEGQPLPMRERLQATRKAFWAMLMPLIIIGGMKSGVFTPTEAAVVAAFYALVVALFIHREMKITAVYGVLVRAAKTTAIVMFLCAGAQVASYMITLADLPNVLTGWLGPLVESPRLLMMVMMLVLILVGTALDLTPTILIFAPVMLPIAVKAGIDPVYFGLMFVLNGAIGLITPPVGTVLNVVAGVGRLPLHQVIKGVNPFLITYTLILFLFVLFPQIVIAPVAWMR
- a CDS encoding TRAP transporter small permease subunit gives rise to the protein MTEPIHDEAAAPSKFVHVTQALLALCLGVMAVSVFVNVVLRYGFGSGVAASEELSRLLFVWMVFIGATAAYPAGEHMAFTSLVAMLQKRPLALAVMTAVIRLLVLLACVLLGVGAWQQVVVGWGSYSVVMGYPSLLLPLPALLCAMAIGVMALWELVQRTALDLGHGAEMD